TTTTGGCTTTCGCGTGCCTTAGCAATTACCGATGCCATTTTCCCTGCACCCTGTACCTCGCCGTATAGCTTCAGTATTCTGGCCAGTTCCTCTACCGGGTAATCGTTTACCACTTTCTGTGCGGTAAGCCTGGCGTTCCGGTTCATTCGCATATCGAGCGCTCCTTCGAATCGGAACGAGAAGCCCCTCTCAGGGCTATCGAGGTGATGCGACGATACTCCCAGGTCGGCAAGGATGCCATTTACCCGATCAATGCCGTGGTAGCGCAGGAAGTTTCGGAAATACCTGAAATTGCTTCGGATTAACATGAAACGGCTATCGTCAATGGCATTCTTTAGTGCCTCCTCATCCTGGTCAAAGGCTATGAGACGGCCTTTCCTACCAAGTTTTTCCAGAATGGCGCGTGAATGTCCACCTCCCCCAAAAGTTAGGTCAACATACACACCATTGGGGCTGATGTTCAGCCCCTCAATGCTCTCGGTAAGCAGTACTGGAACGTGGTAGGCCATTTACTCATCCTTTAAAGGTGTTGATCCCAGTATTCGTTCAGCCAGATTGGCAAAATCGGACGAGCCCAGCTGTGCCGATTCGTACTTTTCCTTTGCCCAAATCTCAATCTTACCGTTCATCCCGGCCATCACAATATCGCGACCAATTCCAACCATCTCCAGCAAACGTTTTGGCAATAGCAACCTACCATTTGAATCGAGGGTTACCTCGGCTGTACCCCTGAAAAACTCCCTGATGAACAGGTTATGCTCCTTGTTGTAGGGGTTTGTGTTCCGGCGTATTATCGCCGTTTGATGCTCCCACTCCTCTATGGGGTAAAGCACTAAGCACTCCTCGTAAATGTCCTTTTTCACAACAAACCTATCGGGCGATTCAGACTTCACCTGCTTACGAAGCGATGAGGGGAAGAGGACGCGCCCCTTCTCATCAACCTTGCACTCGTAATCGCCGATAAATGTGGACATTGTGTTTTCAGTTTTCAATTTGTAAAAATATACAATAAAATTCCACTTTCAACCACTTTTTCCCACTTTTTTACACTTTGTTAATAACTTTTTTGGTTGACGGTCAGAAAATTATGTTGAAATCCCTGTAATTGTTGATGATTGGAATGTGGCAGATGATTTTTGATTTTGGTTGATAAGTTGTGTAACCACTAGTACCCTTCCACTAAGTAATGTTTTAGTGGAATAAAAATTCTACACCCAATGTCGTTTAGATAAAAGGGAATAAAAGAAAAAAGGGGTGCTTCGGCAGCACTCAGCATGACAAAGGGAGTGAGGGAGTCAATGGTGTTGCCATTCCGAGTTTATCGAGGAATCTCATTATAAAAGTGAAGAAGGTACAAAGGGATGTTTCGGCAGTGCTCAGCATGACATCAGGGCTAAATTCTCTTCTGCTAACAACCAACAACCATCAACTATCAACTAAACTGGTATCACAGAGTTACACAATGTAACACGGTGTTACACAGATTTTATGATGCGGCTATCACGAACAACGATTCACTAACAACCTAGACGACCCCTCTAAATCTCCCCTGAGAGGGGAGACTTTAGCCCTGCAATAAGGTCACCCAATTGTTTCACCCCTCTCCTGTCATGAGAGGGGCTAGGGGTGAGGTCAATTCCACGAACAACGATCGCCGCTTCCCGCCCCGTAGGGGCGTAATATTTGTAACCCAATGATTACTCCCATGTATTGCGATGCACGCAATGCTTTTTCCAAATTGCAACACTGGAACGTTGCATCGCAACGGGAAAGCATGGCAAAGAACCTTTACACGTTCTTTCTTGTTTTGATACAAGAAAGAACCAAAGAAAATCAAGGCTGAAAAGCCCGACCCGATGGGTGCCCCGTGGGTGGAACTGCCACGCGATACTATTCGCCACGCCTGTGGCGTGACTCATGTGGTATCGCTTCCAAAGCCCACCGCCACGTTCCACCCCCGACCCATTGCCGGGTTAGGCTTTTATGCCACTGCATATGTAACTCGGTGTTGGTTGAGGAATTGCATTAAAGAAGAGTTGAAGGTACTAAGAGATGCTTCGACTAGCTCAGCATGACAATAGTTTTACGAACAACGAACAACGAACAACGAACAACGAACAACGAACAACGAGCAACGAACAACGATCGCCGCTTCCCGCCCCGTAGGGGCGTAATATTTGTAACCCAATGATTACTCCCATGTATTGCGAAGCACGCTATGACATTCCAAAGAGCAACACTGAAGCGTTGCATCGCAACGGGAAAGCATGGCAAAGATCCTTTACACGTTCTTTCTTGTCTTGATACAAGAAAGAACCAAAGAAAATCAAGGCTGAAAAGCCCAACCCGATGGGTTCCCCGTGGGTGGAACTGCCACGCGATACTATTCGCCACGCCTGTGGCGTGACTCATGTGGTATCGCTTCCAAAGCCCACCACCACGTTCCACCCCCCCCACCCATTGTCGGGTCAGGCTTTTATGCCACCGCTTGCTTCTTCCGCACCATTCTCTCTCAGCGATAAGGTCTGGGATGAAGCCGTTTCTCACGAACAACCTAGATGACCCCTCAATATCTCCCCTGAGAGGGGAGACTTTAGCCCTGCAATAAGGTCTCCTAAATGCTTCTCCACTCTCCTATCAGGAGAGGGGCGGGGGTGAGGTCAATTCCACGAAAAACGAACAACGTTTCCAGCCCCGTAGGGGCTAAACATTTGTAACCCTATGGCTACTCCCACATGAATAGCGATGCACGCTATGGTATTCCAAAGAGCAACACTGAAGCGTTGCATCGCAATGGGAAAGCATGGCAAAGAGTGATTGCCAGAGAACTAACCAAAAGAGATGAAAGGATAAAAGGTACAAAGAGATGCTTCGGCTGCGCTCAGCATGACATAGAGCGTAAGGATGCAAGGGGTATTGTCATTCCGAGCTAGTCGAGGAATCTCATTATAAAAGTAATGGGATACAAAGAGATGCTTCGACGAAATCACCGTGGCTAATAACCTTAATTAACCGTCATTGATTCAACACCACTATTAGTTAAGGTTAACGCAAACAAAAAAGGGATATGGATTTAAGAGTCCATATCCCTCAAATGCCTTACACTGTTTATTCTACTTAACCCCCAAAAATTCCTTGGTACTCATAATCTTGGCATAGCTACGGAGCGTGGCAAGGGTCGATAGGTGAACCATTTTAGCCGGAATGGTTTCGTTTTCCCACTTCAGATCCTTGGTGGCGCAGGCATCGTGGATAAGGGTTACCTTAAACCCCAAATCGGCGGCAGCGCGCACTGCAGCCTCAACGCACATCTGCGTTTGCATGCCACAAATAACCAGCTTTGAAACTTGTTGCCCCTGCAGGTATTCCAGTAAACCCGTATCGACAAAGGCGTTAACAGTGCTCTTCATGAATACCATTTCACCCTCGGCGGGTTTAACCAGCGAGTAAAACCCTTGCCCCTCAGTGGCATTATGGCCAACATGCACCACCAACTGTTGGGTGTTTCGGAAATGCTCCAGTACCTTGGCGGCATTCTGTGCAGCCGGTATGGGATTAACCAGCTCCGACTTTCCGCCAGGAAAGTAAAAGTCCTGGATGTCAATTATTACAAGGGCCACCCGCGATGTGTCGGGGATTGCCCAGCCTGCCATTGCTATAAGCAATAGGGTGGCAGTGTAAAGTACTCGACGTTTCATGGATAAATGTTTTGGTAAATGTAGCAAGAATTTCACCAACCGGTTAGTTCATGTAGAAAAAACATGCTCGGCTACTACTGATACTTTGGGGTATTTGCTCCTCGTATAGTTTCATGTCCAGCTGATCCACAAACAGGTGGTAGAACGACAGCATGCCCTCCGGCAACCGGTTCTGGTTATCCTCATCGAAAAATACTACGAGGTTGTAAAACCAAAACGGATCGGTGTTCATGTGAATTCGGCCAACATAATCAACCACAATGCTGTTCTTTCCCCTGTACATACCCTTTTTGAAATGGATTTACCTACAATTGCAACCTCAAGTTATGGAATAAAAATAACATTGTCAACATTTTAACCAATAAAAAGGGTGATGTTTATCATTAAAAGGGGGAGGGTGAAAAATAATATGAAGGAGAGTTGAGAGAATATTTAAAGTTGGTTAAATAGCTGATTTGATTTACTATACACTTATAACAATTGTGAATAGAGGAGAAAAGTTTACGGTTAAAAATGATTCTGATAAATATTAGTTAAAATCTCATAAGGAATGGATATAAAAACACCAAAGCCACGCTTTAGGCGTGGCTTTGAGTACCCGGAGCGGGACTTGAACCCGCACAGCCGCAATGGCCACAGGATTTTAAGTCCTGCGTGTCTACCAGTTCCACCATCCGGGCAGAATGGTTGGCTCTTTAAACTTAAAAAGTTCAAAGCCTACTTACTTTGAACTTTCCAAAAGAACTTGAGCGGAAGACGAGACTCGAACTCGCGACCCTAACCTTGGCAAGGTTATGCTCTACCAACTGAGCTACTTCCGCAGTATTTCAAACTTAACTTGCACCGTTGTGCTTGTTGTTTGGTGCTGCAAAAATATATCATTTCATTTTTTCTGCAAAATTTTTCTGCAAAATTTTTTATCCATCCGCTTTTGTTACTTGCAAAGTATTAGGTTGCATTACGTTAATCACCTTAGCAAAAGTTCAAAATCGGTAGTAATGGGTTGGTTCTTTTCAAGGTCGAACAGGGTTAGCCGGCGCATCTGGTAGTAGTACTGCCAAAAACCGCTGAGGGTGTTTATGTACTTTTGCTTGGCCTGGTCGCGCTCGGTTTGTGCCACGTTAAGGGTTAGCACATCAATTTTACCTATGAGGAATCGCTGTTTGGTAACCTCGTAGCGGTTCTGTGAAACCAGGTCGGCCTTTTTGGCAATTTGCACCTGGTCGTCTTGTCGGTTAAACTGCATTACCTTTAGGAACACATCCTGTTCAAAATCGGTAAGGGCCTGATCAACCGTGGTGCGAACAACCTCACGGTTCGACTGTGCCATTTTCACCTTTCCGCGACCTAAACCCCAATCGAGAATGGGTACAGTAATTCCAACCCTCACGGTTTGCTGATCCTGTGGGTCGATGTAAGCATCCTTTAGTTCGGTTGCCCTTTGGGTTAGACCAAATGTGGCAAACAGGTTGGCATTAAGGCCGCGTTCGGCGCGGGCCTGGGCTACATCCCTGTCGGCCTCCAGGAGTTGTCTTTGGTAGCTAAGGATTTGAGGGTTATTCTCCTTGGCCAGGGTGAGCACACGGTTAAAATCGAGGTCGAACGATGGAATGCTATCGGGGAGCACAATTTCCAAATCGTAGCTATCGTTGAGGCCCAGGTACGATTTAAGCCTAATCTTTTTTAGCTGTAAGTCAACCTCTGCCTCGCTTAGCGCTGTTCCGGCATTCAGGAAGCTCAGCTCCATCTGCAGCAACTCATTCTCGGCAATGGTTCCAATGTTGTATCGGCCTTGAGCAATTTTATACAGGGTATCGGTATTGGAGTAGTTTAGCTTGGCGGTTTCAAGGTTTTGTTGAGCCATGGCAAGGTCAAAGAATAGCCGCGTGGCTTCCATTGATATGGCCTCCATGCTTTGGATAAAGGCACGTTTGGCTTCCTCGTACTTAATTGGCTCAATGCGCTTGCTCCATTTAAGCTGATTCATGGCGAAAAGCGGCTGGGAGAAACCAATGGAAACAGGTACGCTCATGTATGAGGTGGTTTTATCGGAGCCCAGTAAATCGGTACGTTCCAGGTTGCTTCGTACAAAAATTTGACCTCCGGTTAAGCCAATATTTTGTGAAAGCGATAAACCGAGCGAGGTGGTATTGGAGTTTTCCTCAATGTAGGTATATGACCCGTCCGGGTTCTGGTACCGTATTAGGGAGCGGCTGAACTGGGGTATTGTTCCCGTAAGGGTAAGGTTTGGTCTTAGTTCGGCAACGTAGGTTCGGTATTGCCAGTAGGCTGCCCTAAACCGATGCTTGGCCAGTATGGCTTGTGGCGATTGATCTTTGGCTAGCTGTAGTACCTCATCGTATGTAAGCCTATTAATTGGTTTTTGGGCAAAAAGGTTTACTGCAAAAAGCAATGGTATTAAAAACGTAATTATTCCTTTCATATCAACTTTTTTATGGTAACACTATTCGTAACGTAACGATTCAATTGGATCTTTCTCGGCAGCCCTTTTGGCGGGCGACAGGCCAAATATTACACCAACCGCAGCCGATACTCCAAATGCAATGATTATTGATGAGAAGCTGACAATGGTAAGTATTCCTGCAAAATGCGTAATCAGCTTGGATAGGATAACTCCAACAATAACACCAATCAAACCTCCGGTAACGCTTATAAGTACTGCCTCGGAAAGGAATTGGGCAACAATATCGGCTTTTTTAGCGCCAATAGCTAAACGGGTACCAATTTCCTTGATACGTTCCATAACCGATGCAAACATGATATTCATAATGCCAATGCCACCTACTATAAGTGAGATGCTTGCAATAGCTCCCAGAACAATATTGAAGATATCCTTGGTACGCTGTTGCTGCTTCAGCAGCAGTTCGGGCACGGTAATCTCGTAATCCTTTACACCGGAATGCCTGCGTAGTAACATTCTGCTGAGTATCTCCGAAGTTGATGCAATATCCTCAGTGCCCTTTACCTGTAGTATAATCCTATCGAGCTGGTGGTAGTTTTTGGGGGCTTGTGTTTCAGTACTTCCACCGAAAATTATAAATCCAAACCCACGTATGGTGTTACTTTGATTTAACTTCTTAGAGTTTACCAAAGCCCGGTTTTGGTATCGCAGCAAAATGTTTTTGGCTGGAACGTAGATATTATCGTTATAAACGTTTATGCCGCTATTTTCGAACCCTGTAACCTTAATATCCGATTTGGCGAGGACCCCAATGACCTTTAGCCATACATTACCAAACTTGATGTATTTTCCAATAGGATTCTCGGTACTGAAAAATTTTGTTTTGATGTTTGCCCCTATAACGCAAACCGGGATTCCATGTTCTTCCTGATTGGCATTAAAGTAGGTTCCCTCATCGAGCGGTAGGTTAAAAAGAGCAAAGTAGTCGTTGGTAACGCCAAGTATTTTTGCCTGCATCCGTAATCCATTGTATTGGATATATGAATTTAAGTTGATTTCAGGGCTGATGTGAACCACCGAGGGAACTACCTGCTGGATTGCCTCTAAATCGGAGAGTGTGAGGCCAGGGGAGAACTTTTGTTTCTGCTTGTTTCCGTTCTCCGATTCCGATTGGGAATCAGGAGCCTCAAAAATGGAGTTTACTATGATATTGTTAACCCCAACCATTTTCATTTGCTCCAGTATCTCCTGTTGTGCACCATTACCTATGGCCAGCATGCTGATAACCGCAGCAACCCCAAAAATAATTCCGAGTGCGGTAAGTACCGATTTTAGCTTGTTGGCCATAATAGCCTCAAGGGCAATGGTTATATCGTGTGAGTATCGCCGGTATAGCCTGTCGATTTGAAACATAACTGTTAGGGTTTTGTTTTCTTTTGATCTTTTGCAGTGTTTTTAGGTGCACTGCTGCTATTTTTATTATCGGCAGGTTTATCAGTGGAAATAATCATAACATTCCCTTGTCCGGGCATACCGAAACCGTTTTTACGCTTATTCATAAGCTCTTGCTGCTGCTGGCGTAACTCAGCCTCCTGTCGCAGCTTATCCTCTTTCCTTTTTTTGATTTCAGGGATTAGCTCAAAACCGGTGAACTCAAATTTTTCGGGTTTTTCTGGTGTTGAAAGGTAAAGCTCTTCGCCAGGTTTTAGCCCCTTTTCAACAATGATGAAATTCTCGTTCATATCGCCCACCACAACAACTTGACGTTTACCCTTACGAGTGTAAACAAAGCTAATGCTATCGTTAGCATGAAGAGCCTCAAGGGGAATGTAAAGAACTGAATCGTAAGTGTTGGTAACAATCTGGTTGCCCGTAGTCATTGATGGGCGGAGAATGGGATCGTATTCATTTACCCTAATTGTCACCTCAAACACTTTTGCATCGGTATTGGGTAGCTGTTCGCCAATGTTGGCAACCTCAATCACCTCGCCTGTGAATTTTTTATCGGGGAAGGCATCTACGGTAATTCTAACCGGCTGCCCTTTCTTTACCTTGCTTATGTCAATTTCATTGACATAGGTTTTGGAGTTCATCACTGAGAGGTCGGGTAGAGTGGCTACGGTGAGGTCCCAAGGGCTTACGGTTGAACCAACCTTACGCTTTTGTCCGCTCCATTCGCGGTAGTATATCACCATGCCCTGTTTGGGTGCTTTAATAACAAATTTACTGATAACATCCAGCATATCCTGCCGTTCGCGGCGCTGGCGTTCAAGGTTTATGGAAACCTCCTTCATGGAGGCTTCGGCTTGATCTTTCTTCAGGTTGTAGTTATATAGGGCTTGCTGGTATGCCCTTTCAGCCTTCTCTAGGTTGATTTGTGCTTGACGCTGTGTGGCTGGAGGCTCATACTTTGACTGCTCCAGAATAAGTTTTTTCTCCTCCATATCGAACTTCAGGTTAATAAGATTATTCCTTAGTTCCCGGAGCTGGAGCGTGGTGTCGAGCTGGGTTTTTAGGTAGGCCTGCTGGCTCTTTTCCAGCTCATCTTCGGTATTCTTGAGCTGGTTGCTCAAAGCTGATCGGTCAAGGGTGGCCACGTAATCGCCAGAGTCCACAACAGTCCCTTCAGGGACTAGGTCCTGGATTTTTACATCGGTAACTCGGAACGAACGGCCACGCAACTCGGTTGGTGCTGTAATGTCCTCAGAGTTCTGCGCCGTAAGTTCACCTGTAACGTTAACCACTATTTCAAACTCTCCAACCTCGGCACGGGTGAACTGTGGAGCTGCTTTGTCCTTTGAACCCGAGTTGAAAACTGCTGTAAGCAAAATAACAACAACTGCAATTGCAATTAAAATAAACCAGTATTTACGTTTCATTGTTTGGTTAGGTTTGTTTATACAAAAGAATGAAAAACTTAACATTGGTTTAAAACGTGAATTGTTAAAGAATATTATTGATTTAAATCTAAACTTTGAATAGCGCATCGTCAAATACTTTGCGCTATTTATTATTTTTGCTAACTTTACAGGGCTAACCAATACCCACTTTAATTTTGGAAAGTTTTAGTAGTTTCCTTAATGAGATTGCCCAGGGAGTTATTGTAAAAACCCCATCACTTGAATTCTATCTTGGCCTATTGGTGTTAATTATACTACTATTTCTCTCGGCGCTTTTCAGCGGTTCCGAGGTAGCCTACTTTTCGTTAACACCAAAGGATTTTAAGGAACTTGAGAGCAGGAAAAAGCAATCAAAAACCTTAAAAAACATCTCGCACCCCGAGTTACTCCTGGCAACCTTACTGGTTGCAAATAACCTTGTTAATGTAGCCATTGTAATACTTTCAACCTTTATAACCCTATCGGTTCTTGACTTTAGCCAAGCACCCTTGCTCGGGTTTCTGTTTCAAACGGTTATAATTACTTTCATACTGCTTCTATTTGGTGAGATTCTTCCCAAAATATTGGCATCAAATAGGTCATTACAATTTGCCGAGCGATTTGCGCCCTTCATTGGGCTGCTCATTTCAATGTTTAAGCCAATTACAAAATTACTCATTAAGTCGTCGGTGGTCATAAGCAGGCGGATGGCCACTCCCCAAAAAATCTCAATGGATGAGCTTGGCGATGCCATAGAGCTTACTTCCGATGGTCTAGCCGAGGAACGACAAATTCTTGAGGGAATAGTGTCGTTCACAAGCACCATGGTTAGTGAGATTATGAAACCCCGACTCGACGTGGTTGCACTTGACTACAACACCTCCTATAGTAGGTTTAAAGAGGTGGTTATTGAGTCGGGCTATAGCCGAATACCCATTTTTAATGAGTCGTTCGATGATATAAAGGGAATACTTTACGTTAAGGATTTAATCCCCCACGTTGACAAGAGCGACGATTTTTCCTGGCAAACACTCATCAGGCCACCCTATTTTGTACCGGAAAGCAAACGAATTAACGACTTGCTCACTGAGTTCCAGCAGAAACATATACACCTTGCTATAGTGGTAGACGAGTATGGCGGCACAAGCGGAATTGTTACCCTTGAGGATATACTTGAGGAGATTGTTGGCGAAATTGCCGATGAATCCGACGAAGAGGAACGGCTTTACACAAAGGTTGACGATAACAATTACATTTTTGAGGCCAAGGTGATGCTAAACGACTTTTGTAAGATTGTTGGGTGCGATGATGATATCTTTGACGATATTCGTGGCGAAGCCGAAACAATTGCAGGCTTAATTCTGGAAAACACTGGGCAAATCCCTAAGGTGAACTCAGTGGTAAAATGCAAACAGTTCACTTTCACTATTGATGCAGTGGACAACCGCAGAATTAAACGGGTTAAGGTTAATATTAGTCCCAATGAGAATAACTAAGGTAAGATTGATATTTTTGCTTCTTTTTGTCGTGCTTGTGGCTTGTACTGAAAGTCCAGTTCCTAAACCGCGTGGGTATTTCCGTATATCGTTCCCCGAAAAGCAATACCGATTATTCGATACCATTTACCCCTTTAATTTTGAGTATCCGGTTTATGGTTCCATTGTAAAGGAAGAAAACCAACAGGGTGAGGGCGAATGGATAAGCGTGAGCTTTCCGGCCTATAAGGCCAAGATACACCTGAGCTATAAGGATATTTCGGGC
This is a stretch of genomic DNA from Tenuifilum sp. 4138str. It encodes these proteins:
- a CDS encoding efflux RND transporter periplasmic adaptor subunit; the protein is MKRKYWFILIAIAVVVILLTAVFNSGSKDKAAPQFTRAEVGEFEIVVNVTGELTAQNSEDITAPTELRGRSFRVTDVKIQDLVPEGTVVDSGDYVATLDRSALSNQLKNTEDELEKSQQAYLKTQLDTTLQLRELRNNLINLKFDMEEKKLILEQSKYEPPATQRQAQINLEKAERAYQQALYNYNLKKDQAEASMKEVSINLERQRRERQDMLDVISKFVIKAPKQGMVIYYREWSGQKRKVGSTVSPWDLTVATLPDLSVMNSKTYVNEIDISKVKKGQPVRITVDAFPDKKFTGEVIEVANIGEQLPNTDAKVFEVTIRVNEYDPILRPSMTTGNQIVTNTYDSVLYIPLEALHANDSISFVYTRKGKRQVVVVGDMNENFIIVEKGLKPGEELYLSTPEKPEKFEFTGFELIPEIKKRKEDKLRQEAELRQQQQELMNKRKNGFGMPGQGNVMIISTDKPADNKNSSSAPKNTAKDQKKTKP
- the rsmH gene encoding 16S rRNA (cytosine(1402)-N(4))-methyltransferase RsmH, yielding MAYHVPVLLTESIEGLNISPNGVYVDLTFGGGGHSRAILEKLGRKGRLIAFDQDEEALKNAIDDSRFMLIRSNFRYFRNFLRYHGIDRVNGILADLGVSSHHLDSPERGFSFRFEGALDMRMNRNARLTAQKVVNDYPVEELARILKLYGEVQGAGKMASVIAKARESQKIETADQLLAILKPLVPFKIQNKVLAQVFQAIRIEVNREMESLKAMLENSSKCLLPGGRLVVISYHSLEDRMVKNYLRYGNIEGTDSKDLMGNRPTPFEQVNKKVITPTEEECLANNRARSAKLRIGERL
- a CDS encoding division/cell wall cluster transcriptional repressor MraZ, with the translated sequence MSTFIGDYECKVDEKGRVLFPSSLRKQVKSESPDRFVVKKDIYEECLVLYPIEEWEHQTAIIRRNTNPYNKEHNLFIREFFRGTAEVTLDSNGRLLLPKRLLEMVGIGRDIVMAGMNGKIEIWAKEKYESAQLGSSDFANLAERILGSTPLKDE
- the gldE gene encoding gliding motility-associated protein GldE, which translates into the protein MESFSSFLNEIAQGVIVKTPSLEFYLGLLVLIILLFLSALFSGSEVAYFSLTPKDFKELESRKKQSKTLKNISHPELLLATLLVANNLVNVAIVILSTFITLSVLDFSQAPLLGFLFQTVIITFILLLFGEILPKILASNRSLQFAERFAPFIGLLISMFKPITKLLIKSSVVISRRMATPQKISMDELGDAIELTSDGLAEERQILEGIVSFTSTMVSEIMKPRLDVVALDYNTSYSRFKEVVIESGYSRIPIFNESFDDIKGILYVKDLIPHVDKSDDFSWQTLIRPPYFVPESKRINDLLTEFQQKHIHLAIVVDEYGGTSGIVTLEDILEEIVGEIADESDEEERLYTKVDDNNYIFEAKVMLNDFCKIVGCDDDIFDDIRGEAETIAGLILENTGQIPKVNSVVKCKQFTFTIDAVDNRRIKRVKVNISPNENN
- a CDS encoding ABC transporter permease; amino-acid sequence: MFQIDRLYRRYSHDITIALEAIMANKLKSVLTALGIIFGVAAVISMLAIGNGAQQEILEQMKMVGVNNIIVNSIFEAPDSQSESENGNKQKQKFSPGLTLSDLEAIQQVVPSVVHISPEINLNSYIQYNGLRMQAKILGVTNDYFALFNLPLDEGTYFNANQEEHGIPVCVIGANIKTKFFSTENPIGKYIKFGNVWLKVIGVLAKSDIKVTGFENSGINVYNDNIYVPAKNILLRYQNRALVNSKKLNQSNTIRGFGFIIFGGSTETQAPKNYHQLDRIILQVKGTEDIASTSEILSRMLLRRHSGVKDYEITVPELLLKQQQRTKDIFNIVLGAIASISLIVGGIGIMNIMFASVMERIKEIGTRLAIGAKKADIVAQFLSEAVLISVTGGLIGVIVGVILSKLITHFAGILTIVSFSSIIIAFGVSAAVGVIFGLSPAKRAAEKDPIESLRYE
- a CDS encoding cysteine hydrolase family protein — protein: MKRRVLYTATLLLIAMAGWAIPDTSRVALVIIDIQDFYFPGGKSELVNPIPAAQNAAKVLEHFRNTQQLVVHVGHNATEGQGFYSLVKPAEGEMVFMKSTVNAFVDTGLLEYLQGQQVSKLVICGMQTQMCVEAAVRAAADLGFKVTLIHDACATKDLKWENETIPAKMVHLSTLATLRSYAKIMSTKEFLGVK
- a CDS encoding TolC family protein, which translates into the protein MKGIITFLIPLLFAVNLFAQKPINRLTYDEVLQLAKDQSPQAILAKHRFRAAYWQYRTYVAELRPNLTLTGTIPQFSRSLIRYQNPDGSYTYIEENSNTTSLGLSLSQNIGLTGGQIFVRSNLERTDLLGSDKTTSYMSVPVSIGFSQPLFAMNQLKWSKRIEPIKYEEAKRAFIQSMEAISMEATRLFFDLAMAQQNLETAKLNYSNTDTLYKIAQGRYNIGTIAENELLQMELSFLNAGTALSEAEVDLQLKKIRLKSYLGLNDSYDLEIVLPDSIPSFDLDFNRVLTLAKENNPQILSYQRQLLEADRDVAQARAERGLNANLFATFGLTQRATELKDAYIDPQDQQTVRVGITVPILDWGLGRGKVKMAQSNREVVRTTVDQALTDFEQDVFLKVMQFNRQDDQVQIAKKADLVSQNRYEVTKQRFLIGKIDVLTLNVAQTERDQAKQKYINTLSGFWQYYYQMRRLTLFDLEKNQPITTDFELLLR